The Armatimonas rosea genome includes a window with the following:
- a CDS encoding ankyrin repeat domain-containing protein, translated as MQGYRSPGPPKTLLDAAASGNLTAVQKFLAQGAKPDQRDTNGWTALHHAVGYGQEPEIHSPTGRAPVKGIVEALLKAGTPLNSQTKAGMTPLMQAVIAEHEEAAQWLLAAGADLRPADTVGGTALTHALWYNHCSRALAQRLLQRGSPVNLWDALWLGDTSKALGLVEIANVKATGPNNYTYLHLAAELGNLPVVQSLLARGAIVNARDNQGFTPLHHAIGGKPGHVVLSGRPYWHAYGPIAGREPLLALLLKSGANRDARGHDAVLPQDYTALGCAILAQRPELMQVLLRAGANPNEKGYHDDPQLFAAIETQSPTVVKMLLDAGADPRRKSAYGTTVLEAAKSTENQQILALVKAALQKPLH; from the coding sequence ATGCAAGGCTATCGCTCTCCCGGTCCCCCGAAAACACTGCTCGACGCAGCGGCATCAGGCAATCTCACCGCCGTGCAGAAATTTCTCGCGCAAGGAGCTAAACCCGACCAGCGTGACACCAACGGCTGGACGGCGCTGCACCATGCCGTGGGGTATGGGCAGGAGCCTGAAATCCATTCGCCTACAGGTCGGGCACCCGTCAAGGGGATCGTCGAGGCTCTGCTCAAAGCGGGGACACCACTTAACAGCCAGACAAAGGCAGGAATGACCCCGCTCATGCAGGCTGTGATCGCAGAGCACGAAGAGGCGGCGCAGTGGCTTCTCGCTGCCGGTGCAGACCTGCGTCCCGCCGACACGGTGGGGGGAACCGCGCTTACCCACGCTCTCTGGTACAACCACTGCTCCCGTGCGCTCGCTCAGCGCCTCCTTCAGAGAGGCTCGCCTGTCAATCTCTGGGACGCACTCTGGCTGGGAGATACTTCAAAAGCCCTTGGACTGGTGGAGATAGCCAATGTCAAGGCAACTGGCCCCAACAACTACACCTACCTGCACCTTGCCGCCGAGCTGGGAAACCTGCCCGTAGTCCAGAGCCTGCTTGCAAGGGGGGCAATCGTCAATGCACGTGATAATCAGGGCTTCACCCCACTTCATCACGCGATTGGCGGCAAACCGGGACACGTCGTTCTTTCTGGACGACCCTATTGGCATGCCTACGGCCCCATCGCAGGCCGTGAGCCCTTGCTTGCGCTCTTACTCAAGAGTGGGGCAAATCGTGATGCCCGAGGCCACGACGCCGTACTTCCACAGGACTACACCGCGCTCGGCTGTGCGATCCTCGCCCAGCGCCCCGAACTGATGCAGGTGCTGCTGAGAGCCGGAGCCAACCCCAACGAGAAAGGCTATCACGACGATCCACAGCTCTTTGCGGCTATCGAGACGCAAAGCCCTACTGTTGTGAAGATGCTTCTGGATGCGGGAGCAGACCCACGCCGCAAGAGTGCGTACGGCACGACCGTGCTGGAAGCGGCTAAGAGCACCGAAAACCAACAGATCCTCGCGCTCGTGAAGGCAGCACTTCAGAAACCATTGCATTAA
- a CDS encoding peroxiredoxin family protein, whose translation MVKQEKKVPPSAAQAELERLQNEQRQRQQEFFKRLEKLKDSEQQRAYQDFNTRLFSDFWPRYQALIKKTKGGVQVRARMAAMELAQGAQKPGQADQLIADILRENRDQAETAQLAMSLRYDNYQPEKKATIKAKLDALGKSKDATVRAAALYALAEVTKDTDAKSAIPLYRRLLAQYPTSSYAKLATGAIFESEHLQVGMIAPEITGPDQEGKTFQLSEYRGKVVVLDFWGFW comes from the coding sequence ATGGTGAAACAAGAGAAAAAAGTGCCGCCGAGCGCGGCCCAAGCGGAGCTGGAGAGGCTGCAAAATGAGCAGCGCCAGCGCCAGCAAGAGTTTTTCAAGCGTCTTGAGAAGCTCAAGGACAGCGAGCAGCAGCGCGCCTATCAGGACTTCAATACGCGGCTCTTTAGTGACTTCTGGCCGCGCTACCAAGCCCTGATTAAGAAGACCAAGGGGGGTGTCCAGGTTCGAGCCCGGATGGCCGCCATGGAGCTGGCGCAAGGCGCACAAAAGCCTGGCCAAGCGGATCAGCTGATCGCGGATATCCTGCGGGAGAACCGTGACCAGGCTGAGACCGCACAGTTGGCAATGAGCCTGCGCTACGACAACTACCAGCCCGAAAAGAAAGCAACCATCAAGGCGAAACTGGATGCACTGGGCAAGTCCAAGGATGCGACCGTGCGTGCCGCGGCGCTCTATGCCCTGGCTGAGGTGACAAAAGACACCGATGCAAAGTCGGCGATCCCGCTCTACCGACGGCTCCTGGCACAGTATCCGACTAGCAGTTATGCGAAGCTGGCCACCGGGGCAATCTTTGAGTCGGAGCACCTACAAGTGGGGATGATTGCGCCAGAGATCACCGGGCCGGACCAAGAAGGGAAGACCTTCCAGCTCTCGGAGTACCGGGGCAAGGTGGTGGTGTTGGATTTCTGGGGCTTTTGGTGA
- a CDS encoding TlpA family protein disulfide reductase, giving the protein MIAPEITGPDQEGKTFQLSEYRGKVVVLDFWGFWUGPCQAMLPHEKEMVKRLADKPFALIGINSDGDRSVVNKILEREKITWRNVIDGNTQGPIATAWNVHGWPTIYVLDKEGKIRHRDLRDDELEKAVVKLLAEG; this is encoded by the coding sequence ATGATTGCGCCAGAGATCACCGGGCCGGACCAAGAAGGGAAGACCTTCCAGCTCTCGGAGTACCGGGGCAAGGTGGTGGTGTTGGATTTCTGGGGCTTTTGGTGAGGGCCCTGCCAAGCGATGCTTCCGCACGAGAAGGAGATGGTCAAGCGACTCGCTGACAAGCCCTTTGCTCTCATCGGAATCAATAGCGATGGCGACCGGTCGGTCGTCAATAAGATCCTAGAGCGCGAGAAGATTACCTGGCGCAATGTGATCGATGGCAACACACAAGGCCCGATTGCGACCGCGTGGAATGTTCATGGGTGGCCCACAATCTACGTGCTCGACAAAGAGGGAAAGATCCGGCACCGCGACCTGCGCGACGACGAGCTAGAAAAAGCAGTGGTTAAGCTCTTGGCGGAGGGCTGA
- a CDS encoding phosphatase PAP2 family protein produces the protein MRSPHGWSLLWLPLAVVLAFFYNHQNALGLEPVAKRIGREGNTAALVIALGYLLFLAWRNKDKLLARWVILVMLVETVVYLAIKGATWGINIKHHTYGLALLPRPSGGDGGFPSGHTAAHVCLAYLLTERYPKLAPLWWFWAALMAWSRVEAGAHWAYQIVAGAVLGAAVCLTLGKKLSPPPRA, from the coding sequence GTGAGGTCGCCGCACGGCTGGTCGCTGCTCTGGTTGCCTCTGGCGGTTGTACTTGCCTTCTTCTACAACCACCAGAACGCTCTAGGACTGGAGCCGGTGGCAAAGCGCATCGGGCGCGAGGGCAACACCGCCGCGCTGGTCATCGCACTCGGGTATCTGCTCTTTCTTGCCTGGCGCAACAAAGACAAGCTGCTCGCCCGCTGGGTCATTCTGGTGATGCTCGTGGAGACGGTAGTCTACCTGGCGATCAAGGGTGCGACTTGGGGTATCAATATCAAGCACCACACCTACGGCCTTGCCCTACTCCCCCGGCCGTCGGGCGGCGACGGCGGCTTTCCGAGCGGGCACACCGCCGCGCATGTCTGCCTCGCCTATCTCCTCACGGAGCGCTACCCAAAACTCGCCCCGCTCTGGTGGTTCTGGGCAGCGCTCATGGCCTGGTCCCGCGTCGAGGCCGGTGCCCACTGGGCCTACCAGATCGTCGCGGGTGCGGTCTTGGGCGCGGCGGTCTGCCTCACCCTCGGCAAGAAGCTCAGCCCTCCGCCAAGAGCTTAA
- a CDS encoding DUF5685 family protein, translating into MFGLMRSCGCGVSSEARRLRQLHYCGTCKATGRLFGQRARLTLNHDAVFLGELLLALEHAALPASFTARRCFSLPMAAEIPAPLAYAAAANVALAELAITDKLADREGLRWRLVQRELSRAFVGARARLRLSGLPLERLFAQSAAQAQAEASPTTLAALATPTATATALVFGHGSLVHAPLLTELGEAFGRLVYTLDALTDRDDDLKRGAFNALTATKTSLEQALVYVREQQARVTAALTALPLPVPDRQRFTLQLQASVGRALMSVSAPEQTETRDERTTRHYPQRQRRRQTRSCCQCDGFDCCDCTCCCDSLFCNTSGDLCAGCHGCHGCEGACCDAGCCHGCDCGCSSCC; encoded by the coding sequence ATGTTTGGACTCATGCGCTCCTGCGGCTGCGGCGTCTCGTCGGAGGCGAGGCGGCTCCGCCAGCTCCACTACTGCGGCACGTGCAAGGCCACGGGGCGGCTCTTTGGCCAGCGTGCCCGCCTGACCCTCAACCACGATGCGGTCTTTCTGGGCGAGCTGTTGTTGGCCCTGGAACACGCAGCGCTCCCGGCAAGCTTCACCGCGCGGCGCTGCTTCTCGCTCCCCATGGCTGCAGAGATTCCCGCACCGCTCGCCTACGCCGCCGCGGCCAATGTCGCGCTGGCGGAGCTTGCGATCACCGATAAGCTCGCCGATCGTGAGGGTCTGCGCTGGAGGCTCGTACAACGCGAGCTCTCCCGGGCGTTTGTGGGGGCCAGGGCACGGCTACGACTCTCTGGGCTGCCCCTGGAGCGGCTCTTTGCACAGAGCGCGGCGCAGGCGCAGGCCGAGGCAAGCCCGACCACACTCGCTGCCCTCGCAACCCCGACGGCAACCGCGACCGCGCTGGTCTTTGGACACGGAAGCCTCGTCCACGCTCCGCTGCTCACGGAGCTGGGCGAGGCCTTTGGCCGGCTGGTCTACACCCTCGATGCGCTCACGGACCGTGACGACGACCTAAAACGCGGGGCGTTCAATGCGCTGACCGCAACCAAGACCAGCCTAGAGCAGGCGCTTGTCTATGTCCGGGAGCAGCAGGCACGGGTGACGGCGGCTCTAACGGCGCTCCCCCTGCCCGTCCCGGACCGCCAGCGCTTCACCCTCCAGCTCCAGGCGAGCGTCGGCCGTGCCCTGATGAGCGTGAGCGCCCCCGAGCAGACCGAGACCCGCGACGAGCGCACCACCCGGCACTACCCCCAGCGCCAGCGCCGCCGCCAGACACGCTCCTGCTGCCAGTGCGATGGATTTGACTGTTGCGACTGTACGTGCTGCTGCGACTCACTGTTCTGTAACACATCGGGGGATCTCTGTGCAGGCTGTCACGGGTGCCATGGCTGCGAGGGCGCTTGTTGCGATGCGGGTTGCTGTCACGGGTGTGACTGTGGTTGCAGTTCTTGTTGTTAG
- a CDS encoding ABC transporter transmembrane domain-containing protein → MSSPSEADSTDNDDPLLLSEWADLDEETHRFGERVVQLHQRSVRVYDGAGVLLVTVPLADIKSARTEPLVGGARLELTLKNGTLLPLVECTARVSARVSELARGIEQLAQGEELAVKLTHQKTRCERCNRLLPEPDSSCPACVQRAAIFRRILSYLGPYRFQAVSVIGGSLLIAAINTFATPKLTEGITDKVLGPRSGLSLGEGSVQLGLYVGGMLLALLLGAFLQWYKNYNASFLSANIAKDLRASIYRALEHLQLSFFDKRQMGAIISRVTQDTDRVWGFLVDGVPYLLSGTLTLVGGLVSGLLLSWKLTLAILLPVPLVAVLMSLIWKPMASKYHKVGQKWGRLHTQLNESLNGIRVVKAFVREDGEWDKFRSRNSELAQSGLIADRWWFRSETFVTVLVGLAPLINWGFGGYLVLHSELTLGKLMAMQILLWQVYGPLQWFGQVNQWFSRAMAGAERVFEVIDSQSETYDKPGAVALETVEGEIRFENVRFGYDKSNPVLKGIDLTVKPGELIGLVGRSGAGKSTTVNLLCRFYEADGGCVRLDGIDLRDIELSSLRRHIGIVLQEPFLFNGTIAENIAYGKPEASFEEIIEAARAACAHEFIVQKPDAYDTNVGEKGGKLSGGEKQRISIARAILHNPKILILDEATSSVDVETEKKIQQAIGNLTAGRTTFAIAHRLSTLRNADRLVVIDKGRIAELGTHAELMEKQGIFYNLVETQNQTSKALAETI, encoded by the coding sequence GTGTCCTCTCCCTCTGAGGCAGACAGTACCGACAACGACGACCCGCTTCTCTTGAGCGAGTGGGCCGATCTCGACGAAGAAACGCATCGCTTTGGTGAGCGTGTGGTGCAGCTCCACCAGCGCTCCGTCCGGGTCTACGATGGGGCAGGAGTGCTACTGGTCACGGTTCCCTTGGCCGACATCAAGTCCGCGCGAACCGAACCGCTGGTAGGTGGTGCGCGGCTGGAGCTGACTCTCAAGAATGGAACTCTCCTGCCGCTGGTCGAGTGCACGGCGCGGGTCTCGGCGCGAGTCTCGGAGCTGGCACGGGGGATCGAGCAGCTGGCCCAGGGCGAGGAGCTGGCGGTCAAGCTCACCCACCAGAAGACCCGCTGTGAGCGCTGCAACCGCCTCCTCCCCGAGCCTGATAGTAGCTGCCCCGCCTGTGTCCAGCGTGCCGCGATCTTCCGGCGCATCCTCTCCTACCTCGGGCCCTATCGCTTTCAGGCCGTCTCCGTGATCGGCGGGTCGCTCCTGATCGCCGCGATCAATACCTTTGCCACGCCCAAGCTCACCGAGGGGATCACCGATAAAGTTTTAGGGCCGCGCTCGGGGCTGAGCCTGGGGGAGGGAAGTGTCCAGCTAGGGCTCTATGTGGGAGGGATGCTCCTCGCGTTGCTGCTCGGGGCGTTTTTGCAGTGGTACAAGAACTACAACGCATCGTTTCTCTCCGCCAATATCGCCAAAGACCTCCGCGCGAGCATCTACCGCGCCCTGGAGCACCTCCAGCTGAGCTTCTTTGACAAGCGACAGATGGGCGCGATCATCAGCCGGGTCACCCAGGACACCGACCGGGTCTGGGGCTTTCTGGTCGATGGCGTGCCGTATCTGCTCTCGGGCACTCTGACGCTGGTCGGAGGGCTGGTCTCGGGGCTCCTGCTCTCGTGGAAGCTGACTCTGGCGATCCTGCTACCGGTCCCTTTGGTGGCCGTGCTGATGTCGCTGATCTGGAAGCCGATGGCGTCGAAGTACCATAAAGTCGGGCAAAAGTGGGGGCGCTTGCACACGCAGCTCAATGAGTCACTCAATGGAATTCGGGTCGTGAAGGCTTTTGTCCGTGAGGACGGCGAGTGGGATAAGTTCCGCAGCCGCAACTCGGAGCTGGCGCAGAGCGGCCTGATCGCCGATAGGTGGTGGTTCCGCTCGGAGACCTTTGTGACGGTTCTCGTGGGGCTGGCACCGCTGATCAACTGGGGCTTTGGGGGCTACCTCGTGCTCCACAGCGAGCTGACCCTGGGCAAGCTGATGGCGATGCAGATATTGCTCTGGCAGGTCTACGGCCCGCTGCAGTGGTTTGGGCAGGTCAACCAGTGGTTCTCCCGCGCCATGGCCGGTGCCGAGCGTGTCTTTGAGGTGATCGACTCGCAGTCCGAGACCTACGACAAGCCGGGCGCGGTGGCGCTGGAGACGGTCGAGGGGGAGATTCGCTTTGAGAATGTCCGCTTTGGCTACGACAAGTCCAACCCGGTGCTCAAGGGGATCGACCTGACCGTCAAGCCGGGCGAGCTGATCGGGCTGGTGGGCCGGAGCGGCGCGGGCAAGTCCACGACCGTGAACCTCCTCTGCCGCTTCTACGAGGCCGATGGTGGCTGTGTCCGCTTAGACGGGATCGACCTGCGCGATATCGAGCTCTCGTCGCTCCGCAGGCATATTGGGATTGTCCTCCAGGAGCCGTTTCTCTTCAATGGCACGATTGCGGAGAATATCGCCTACGGCAAGCCTGAGGCGAGCTTCGAGGAGATTATCGAGGCGGCACGCGCGGCCTGCGCCCATGAGTTCATTGTGCAGAAGCCCGATGCCTACGACACGAATGTCGGCGAAAAAGGGGGTAAGCTCTCGGGCGGGGAGAAGCAGCGCATCTCGATCGCACGCGCGATTCTCCACAACCCGAAGATTCTGATTCTCGATGAGGCGACCAGCTCGGTGGATGTGGAGACGGAGAAGAAGATCCAGCAGGCAATCGGCAACCTGACCGCCGGCCGCACGACGTTCGCTATCGCACACCGCCTCTCGACCCTCCGCAACGCCGATAGGCTGGTCGTGATTGATAAGGGCCGCATCGCCGAGCTAGGAACCCACGCCGAGCTCATGGAGAAGCAGGGGATCTTCTACAACTTAGTCGAGACACAAAACCAGACCAGCAAGGCACTGGCGGAGACGATTTAA
- a CDS encoding DinB family protein — protein sequence MNEIQNWLQQLDQTTQEWLSQLDDDATEAELTWQAFPDGHSIGALLVHIAEVEAYWLHHIACGEPYQDLEGEVLHAEIDQFGIKWPTPPPHPLSFYKSLLVTIRERTKTLIGALDNPRHTALRGEREFTLAWLMTHVIVHEAYHGGQAVLLQLQQRNATR from the coding sequence ATGAACGAGATTCAAAACTGGCTTCAGCAGCTAGACCAGACAACCCAGGAGTGGCTGAGCCAGCTCGACGACGACGCGACGGAGGCAGAGCTCACGTGGCAGGCCTTCCCCGACGGACATAGCATTGGTGCGCTTCTCGTGCACATCGCGGAGGTCGAGGCCTACTGGCTCCATCACATTGCCTGCGGCGAGCCGTACCAGGACCTGGAGGGCGAGGTGCTCCATGCCGAGATCGACCAGTTTGGGATCAAGTGGCCCACGCCACCGCCGCATCCCTTGAGCTTCTACAAATCGCTTCTCGTCACGATACGGGAGCGCACCAAGACGCTGATCGGGGCGCTCGACAATCCCCGGCACACGGCCCTGCGCGGCGAGCGGGAGTTCACGCTTGCCTGGCTGATGACCCATGTGATTGTCCACGAGGCGTATCACGGCGGCCAGGCCGTGCTGCTCCAGCTCCAGCAAAGGAACGCGACCCGATGA